The Streptococcus mitis genomic sequence TCCTCGTGAGCTGCGTAAAACCATTGCAGAGCAGTTTTCTGATCAAGAGAAAGCTCAGTCTTTCCGTATTGAAGTTATGTCTTTTGGCTTTAAATACGGAATCCCAATTGATGCGGATTTAGTTTTTGATGTCCGATTCTTGCCAAATCCATATTATCTTCCAGAACTGAGAAACCAAACGGGTGTGGATGAACCTGTTTATGATTATGTCATGAACCATCCTGAGTCAGAAGACTTCTATCAACATTTATTGGCCTTGATTGAGCCGATTTTGCCAAGTTACCAAAAGGAAGGTAAGTCCGTTTTGACCATTGCCATGGGTTGTACGGGTGGGCAACACCGTAGTGTGGCCTTTGCTAAACGCTTGGCGCAGGACTTATCCAAGAATTGGCCTGTTAATGAAGGGCATCGCGACAAAGACCGAAGAAAGGAAACGGTAAACCGTTCATGAGAAAACCAAAGATAACGGTGATTGGTGGAGGGACTGGGATTCCTGTCATTCTTAAGAGTCTGCGGGAAAAAGATGTGGAAATCGCAGCTATCGTAACGGTGGCAGATGATGGTGGTTCTTCAGGTGAACTCAGAAAAAATATGCAGCAGTTGACACCGCCAGGCGATCTCCGTAATGTCCTTGTGGCCATGTCGGATATGCCTAAATTCTATGAGAAGGTCTTTCAGTACCGCTTTTCTGAGGATGCTGGAGCCTTTGCTGGCCATCCATTGGGAAATCTCATTATCGCTGGCCTATCAGAAATGCAGGGTTCGACCTATAATGCCATGCAGTTGTTGAGCAAATTTTTCCATACAACTGGGAAGATTTATCCTTCCAGTGACCATCCTTTGACCCTGCACGCAGTCTTTCAGGATGGGACAGAAGTGGCTGGAGAGAGCCATATTGCAGACCATCCAGGCATGATTGACCATGTCTATGTGACCAATACTCTCAACGATGATACGCCTCTGGCCAGTCGTCGAGTAGTGCAGACTATTCTTGAAAGTGACATGATTGTCCTCGGGCCTGGTTCCCTCTTTACCTCGATTTTACCCAATATCGTGATTAAGGAGATCGGGCAGGCGCTTTTGGAAACCAAGGCAGAAATCGCTTATGTCTGCAATATCATGACCCAACGTGGGGAGACGGAGCACTTTACAGATAGTGACCACGTGGAAGTCTTGCATCGTCACCTTGGCCGACCTTTTATCGACACTGTCTTGGTGAATATCGAAAAAGTGCCTCAGGAATACATGAATTCTAACCGGTTTGATGAATATTTGGTGCAGGTGGAACATGATTTTGCTGGTCTTTGTAAGCAAGTTCCGCGTGTGATTTCATCCAACTTCCTTCGTCTGGAAAATGGGGGTGCCTTCCACGATGGGGATTTGATTGTGGATGAATTGATGCGGATTATACAGGTGAGAAAATGAGTTTCACAGTAGCAGTAAAAGAAGAAATTCTAGGTCAGCACCATCTGAGCCGGCATGAATTATCTGCCATTATCAAGATGTCTGGTAGCATCGGTCTTTCGACTTCGGGCTTGACCTTGTCTGTCGTGACAGAAAATGCCAAACTGGCTCGGCACCTCTATGAGTCCTTTCTCCATTTCTATGAAATCAAATCGGAAATTCGCCACCACCAGAGGAGCAATCTCCGTAAGAATCGGGTCTATACCGTTTTTACAGATGAAAAGGTGCAGGACCTGCTGAGTGATTTACACTTGGCAGACTCCTTTTTTGGTCTGGAAACAGGTATTGATGGGGCGATTTTATCAGACGAGGAAGCAGGTCGTGCTTATCTCTGTGGCGCTTTCTTGGCAAATGGAAGTATTCGTGACCCTGAGTCAGGCAAGTATCAGTTGGAAATCAGTTCTGTTTATCTGGACCACGCGCAAGGGATTGCCTCACTTCTCCAGCAATTTTTACTGGATGCTAAGGTGCTTGAGCGCAAGAAGGGGGCTGTGACCTATCTCCAGCGTGCTGAAGATATCATGGACTTCTTGATTGTCATCGGGGCCATGAAGGCGCGTGATGATTTTGAGCGGGTTAAGATTTTGCGAGAAACCCGTAATGATCTCAATCGAGCCAATAATGCCGAGACAGCCAATATTGCTCGGACAGTTTCTGCCAGCATGAAGACTATCAACAATATCAGTAAAATCAAAGATATCATGGGCTTAGAAAATCTGCCAGTGGATTTGCAGGAAGTAGCACAGTTGCGGATTCAGCACCCAGACTACTCTATCCAGCAGTTAGCAGATAGCCTCAGCACCCCTCTGACCAAAAGTGGTGTCAACCACAGACTCAGAAAAATCAATAAGATAGCCGATGAGTTATAAAGATATAAAACACCTCTTTCTTGACAATTAAATAGAGTATGTGAGATAATAAAGGGGAATTGAGAAGTTCTAGCATTTTAGTGCTAACAGAAATCCCCTCGGTACTGCCATACTGAGGGGATTTTTTTCTGGGTTAGATAGCACTAACCAGGAAGGTTACTTGTCGAAGTGATCGTCTAACCAACGAGTCACCAGCCATGAGATGATACTCTCGATGACTGCGATAAGTACTATTTTGAGAAGTTCTAGCATCTGTAATACCTCCTTTTCCAAGGCGTATTGTTAGTGCCGTCGTTATTATATCACATGCTTTATCAATTTGATAGGACATTTTTGATTTTTGAAAAAGAAGGGGAAAGGTATAAGCTGATCAGATCGTAGATGAACTATAAAACCACGAATCCTATGTGACTCGTGGTTCTTTTTTATAAACTGGTTGAGTGTTTTGGTTGTACCTTTTGTTCTGGGTCAATGTAGTTGATGGCATTGTTAACAGCGGTTGGTGCCTCTCCAAGCCCTGTCGCAATCAAGTCAATTTTTCCGTCATAGTAGCAACAGTCACCGATAGCATAGATACCTGCTTGGCTAGATTCTTGCTTGCTGTTGACGATAATCTTATGACGGTTGAGGTCCAGACCCCAGTTTTTAAGGTTACCGACAGAAGATTTGAAACCATAGTTGACAAAGAGGTGGTCTAGGTCAATCGTTTCGGTTTCATCAGATTTGACTTTTGTGATTTCAAGTTTATCGAGCGTTTTTCCATCTCCAAGGAGTTGGCTAGGGACGAATGGTGTCTTGATGGTCACAGATGATTCCTGTAAGGCTTGGACACTGTGTTCCAAGGCACGGAAATTATCTCTGCGGTGGACAAGGGTAGTTGGCGCAATTTTTTCAAAAGCCAAAGCCCAATCCACAGCCGAGTCTCCTCCACCAAGAATCGTCACTTTCTTACCAGCATATTGCTGGATGTTGGAAACGTGGTAGTGGATATTTTCATAACCCTCAACGCCTTCTAGTTCCAGCGGACGTGGTTTGAAGGCACCGCCACCCATAGCGATGATAACTGTTTTAGACAGGTGACTTCCTTTAGAAGTTGTAATTACAAAGCCTTCCTCTTGTTTTTCAATCTCAAGAACCGTTTCGTTGAGATGAATAGGGGTATCAAAGCTGTTTAACTGTTCAATCAAGCGGTTGGTCAACTCTTCTCCAGTTAGGTTTGGGAAACCTGGTACGTCTAGGATTTCCTTTTCAGGGTAGAGAATAGCAGGTTGTCCACCTAGTTGGGGAAGAGAGTCGATGATTTGGACCTTGGCTTGGCGTAGGTGGGCATAGAAGGCCGCAAAAAGCCCGACAGGACCACCACCTACAATGGTAATATCATAGAGTTGAGACATGGTTTCTCCTTTATTTTTTCTAGTCATACTCTTCGAAAATCAAATTCAAACCGCGTCAGCGTCGCCTTACCGTACTCAAGTACAGCCTGCGGCTAGCTTCCTAGTTTGCTCTTTGATTTTCATTGAGTATCAGTTTATTTTATCATATTTTTTCTTTAATTTAAAATGAAGTAGGATAGGGAAAAAAATATCAGAAAAATGGTATAATAGAAAGGAACGTGTTTGGACAGAGAGGAGACAGTAGATGAACTTTCAACAATTATCCAACCTGCAATATTGGACTAGCTTGTTTTCTAGTCCTTGGAGTATTGCCATCAATCTGTTTGATATTTTGATTGTGGCCTATATTTTATATCGTTTTACAAAAGCGATAGCTGGCACCAAGATTATGATTTTGGTGCGTGGGGTCATGATCTTTGTATTAGCCCAGGTTGTGGCCAATATCCTTGGTTTAACAACGATTTCTTGGTTGATTAATCAGATTATCACCTATGGAGTCATTGCTGCGGTTGTTATCTTCTCTCCAGAGATTCGGACTGGTTTGGAACGCTTGGGAAGGGCGACAGATTTCTTTTCTACTGCTCAAATTAGTGCAGAAGAGCAAATGATTCGTGCCTTTGTCAAGTCGGTTGAATATATGAGTCCCCGTAAGATTGGTGCTCTGGTTGCCATTCAACGAGTTCGGACCTTACAAGAATACATCGCGACAGGGATTCCTTTGGATGCCAATATTTCGGCAGAACTCCTCATCAATATTTTTATTCCCAACACTCCTCTACACGATGGTGCTGTGATTATCAGAGAAAATCGAATAGCAGTAACCTCTGCCTATCTGCCCTTGACAGAAAGTACAGGGATTTCCAAGGAATTTGGGACCAGACACCGGGCGGCTATCGGTTTATCAGAAGTATCAGATGCCTTGACCTTTATCGTCTCAGAGGAAACAGGTGGCATTTCTATTACCTATAATGGGGTTTTCAAGCACGACTTGACGATTGAAGAATTTGAAGCAGAGCTACGAGCAATTCTTTTGCCAGCTGTTGAGGAAAAAGTCAGTTTCAAGGACCGTTTGCTAGGAGGTTGGAAATATGAGAAAAAATAGTCTATATATCATTTCATCTCTCTTTTTTGCTTGTGTCTTATTTATCTATGCAACGTCAACCAACTTTCAAAATAGCAATACCGCAAGGCAGGTCAAATCAGAAACCTACACCAATACGATAACGAACGTTCCTATCGATATTCACTATGATGCTGACCAGTATTTCATTAGTGGATTTGCATCAGAAGTTTCAGTGATATTAACCGGAGCCAATCGTGTGACCTTGGCTAGCGAAATGCAGGAGAGCACTCGTAAGTTTAAGGTAACTGCTGATTTGACGTATGCCAGTGTTGGAACGATTGAAGTTCCCTTGAACATTGAAAATCTTCCAAGTGGATTGACCGCTGTGGCAACGCCTCAAAAGATTACAGTGAAAGTTGGGAAGAAGGTTAAGCGAGATGGGATGATTGTTGTGCCACAAGTTGACCAAAGCCAGATTGATCCCAAGCTACAAATTGATAGTGTAACCGTGTCAAACGAACGAGTTTCTGTCACAACTGACCAAGAAACATTAGCTAAAATTGATCGTATTATTGCGCTTTTACCAACTAGCGAACGTATAACAGGTAATTACAGTGGTTCAGTACCTTTGCAGGCAATCGACCGCAATGGTGTTGTCTTACCGGCAGTTATTACTCCGTTCGATACAACAATGAAGGTGACTACAAAACCAGTAGCACCAAGTTCAAGCACATCAAATTCAACTACAAGCAGTTCGTCGGAGACATCTTCGTCAACGAAAGCAACTAGTTCAAAAACGAATTAAAAATAGAAAAAGGATTTTATAAAAATGGGTAAATATTTTGGGACTGATGGAGTCCGTGGAGAAGCTAACGTAGAACTAACACCAGAATTGGCCTTTAAATTAGGACGTTTTGGAGGCCATGTTCTGAGTCAACATGAAACGGAAGCACCGAAAGTCTTTGTAGGACGCGATACACGTATTTCAGGGGAAATGCTAGAATCTGTCCTGGTAGCAGGTCTCCTTTCAGTAGGGATTCACGTATACAAACTAGGCGTTCTGGCAACACCAGCAGTAGCTTACTTGGTTAAAACTGAAGGAGCAAGTGTCGGTGTCATGATTTCTGCTAGCCATAACCCAGCCCTTGATAATGGGATTAAGTTCTTTGGTGGTGATGGTTTCAAACTAGATGACGAAAAAGAAGCAGAAATTGAAGCCTTGCTAGATGCTGCGGAAGATACTCTTCCTCGTCCAAGTGCAGAAGGTTTGGGAACTTTGGTAGATTATCCAGAAGGTTTGCGTAAGTACGAAGGCTACCTTGTTTCAACTGGAACTCCACTTGAAGGAATGAAGGTTGCCTTGGACACAGCAAACGGTGCAGCGTCTACAAGTGCCCGTCAAATCTTTGCAGACCTCGGTGCTCAATTGACGGTTATCGGAGAAACACCAGATGGGCTTAACATTAACCTTAATGTTGGTTCAACCCACCCAGAAACCCTTCAAGAAGTGGTCAAAGAAAGCGGCTCAGCTATTGGTTTGGCCTTTGACGGAGACAGTGACCGTTTGATTGCTGTCGATGAGAATGGTGATATCGTTGATGGTGACAAAATCATGTACATCATCGGAAAATACCTTTCTGAAAAAGGACAATTGGCCCAAAATACAATTGTGACAACTGTTATGTCTAACCTTGGTTTCCACAAGGCCTTGGACCGTGAAGGTATTAACAAGGCAGTCACTGCAGTCGGCGACCGCTATGTTGTTGAAGAAATGAGAAAATCAGGTTACAACCTTGGTGGTGAACAGTCTGGTCACGTGATCTTGATGGATTACAATACCACAGGTGATGGCCAATTATCAGCTGTCCAATTGACTAAAATCATGAAGGAAACTGGTAAGAGCTTATCAGAGTTGGCTGCAGAAGTAACCATCTATCCACAAAAATTAGTCAATATCCGAGTGGAAAATGCCATGAAGGAAAAGGCTATGGAAGTGCCAGCTATTAAGGATATCATCGAGAAGATGGAAGAAGAAATGGCAGGGAATGGTCGTATCCTAGTACGCCCAAGTGGAACAGAGCCCCTTTTGCGTGTTATGGCAGAAGCGCCTACAACAGAAGAAGTGGACTACTATGTTGATACTATCGCAGACGTAGTTCGAGCTGAAATCGGGATTGACTAAATCCTAGAAAACTAGATGAAAATAAAAAATTATGGTACAATAGCTTATAATATTGTAGCCGAGGGAGAAAGACATGAATCTTAAACGTGAACAAGAATTTGTTAGTCAGTATCATTTTGATGCGCGTAATTTTGAATGGGAAAATGAAAATGGAGCTCCTGAAACTAAGGTGGATGTGAACTTCCAATTAATTCAACATGACCAAGAAAATCAAGTGACTTCCTTGATTGTTATCTTGAGTTTTATGATTGTATTTGATAAATTTGTCATCAGTGGAACCATTTCACAGGTGAACCATATCGATGGTCGTATTGTTAACGAACCAAGTGAATTGAACCAAGAAGAAGTGGAAACCTTGGCTCGTCCATGTTTGAACATGCTCAACCGTTTGACTTATGAAGTAACTGAAATTGCATTAGACTTACCAGGAATCAATTTGGAGTTCTAATATGAAATTAGCTGTTATCACAGATTCCTCTGCCTATCTCAGTGCAGATACCTTGCAAAGAGAAGATTTATTTGTCTTGGATATTCCTGTTAATATTGATGGTGAGGAGTATGTCGAAGGGATCAATCTGACTGCTGAGGAATTTTACCAAAAAATGGCTCAGGCTTCTGAATTGCCTAAGACCAGTCAACCAAGTATTGCCAAGTTAGATGAGATTCTAACTTCGCTTAAATAACAAGGCTATACACATGCTTTGGGGCTTTTCCTATCTTCTGGAATTTCAGGTTTTTACCAAAATATCCAGTACATGGTCGATGATTATGAGGGATTAACCATTGCCTTCCCAGACACTTTGATTACAAGTGCTCCTCTGGGTATCATGGTTGAAAGTGTCTTTAACTGGCGAGACCAGGGTGATGACTTTGCCATTATTCAGGATAAGCTAGCTATCCAAATTAGTCACACATCTGCTTTCATCATGGTCGATGATTTGGACCACTTGGTTAAAGGTGGACGCCTTTCAAATGGAGCTGCGATTTTGGGCAATCTGCTAAGCATTAAGCCAATCCTCTATTTCAATAACCAAGGTGTGATTGAAGTGTACGAAAAAGTCCGTACTGAAAAGAAAGCAACCAAGCGCTTAATTGAAATTATCAAGGAAGCAACAGCTTCAGGCCAATACCGTATCATTGTCATTCACGGAAATGCCCCTGAAAAGGCTGAGGAATTGCGTCAGCACTTACTTGAATCTGGAGTAGGTTCGGATGTTTCACTTGCTACATTTGGTAGTGTCATTGGAACACACCTAGGAGCAGGAAGCATTGCTCTAGGTTATATTCCAGTAATTTAGTTTGCGCTTCTAGGCTAGTTAAGAAATAGCAATTGAACACGGACTACCTGCCTCTTGAAAAAAGATGCCTGTCTTACCTTTCATGGAAAGTCAGCGCCATCCCCTATTTTTCACGGGCAGCTAAGGCCCTTTGTATCTTGATAATTGAACACGCCTGGAACCCTCTGTGAAAAAGATAGTTCTTCCAAGGAGGAGACACTCCTTGATTAGAACTCCTATTTTCACTCTGTATTCTTACAGGCTTTGTATCTTAGAAATTGAACACGGACTACCTGCCTCTTGAAAAAAGATGCCTGTCTTGCCTTTCATGGAAAGTCAGCGTCATTCCCTATTTTTCAAGGGCAGCTATCGTCCTTTGTATCTTAGTCAGGAGTAGAGATGAGTATTCGAGTAATTATTGCTGGTTTTAAGGGAAAGATGGGCCAGGCTGCTTGTCAGATGGTCTTGGCTGATCCAGACTTGGACTTGGTAGCAGTTTTGGATCCCTTTGAGTCTGAATCAGAATGGCAGGGTATTCCTGTTTTCAAGGATAAGGCTGATTTGGTCGGTTTTGAAGCAGATGTCTGGGTAGACTTTACTACACCAGCTGTTGCCTATGAAAATACACGCTTTGCTCTTGAAAATGGCTTTGCTCCAGTAGTTGGGACAACAGGTTTCACGAGTGAAGAGATTGCAGAGCTAAAAGCATTTTCTCGTGCTCAAGATTTGGGTGGCTTGATCGCTCCTAACTTTGCCTTGGGTGCTGTTTTACTCATGCAATTTGCAAGGCAGGCTGCTAAATATTTCCCAAATGTGGAGATTATCGAGCTCCATCATGACAAGAAAAAGGATGCTCCGAGTGGAACTGCTATTAAAACAGCTGAGTTAATGGCAGAAGTTCGAGAGTCTATCCAGCAGGGTGCAGCAGATGAGGAAGAATTGATTGCAGGTGCTCGTGGTGCTGACTTTGATGGCATGCGCATCCACTCAGTTCGTTTGCCAGGCTTGGTAGCCCATCAGGAAGTCATCTTTGGCAATCAGGGAGAAGGATTGACACTCCGTCATGACTCCTATGATCGCAGCTCCTTCATGACAGGGGTGAATTTGGGAATTAAAGAAGTTGTCAAGCGTCATGAGCTTGTCTATGGATTAGAACACTTATTATGAGATTAACGCAAATGCCTTCTGAATTTCAGAAGGCTTTACCAGTATTAGAAAAAATTAAAGAAGCAGGTTTTGAGGCCTATTTTGTTGGAGGTTCTGTTCGAGATGCCCTCCTCAATCGTCCTATCCATGATGTGGATATTGCGACGTCTTCTTATCCAGAAGAAACCAAGCAGATTTTTCCGCGAACAGCCGATATCGGAATCGAGCATGGAACTGTCTTGGTCTTAGATGGGGACGAGGAGTATGAGGTGACTACTTTTCGGACAGAGGATGTCTATGTGGACTATCGCAGACCCAGTGCGGTCTCTTTTGTGCGCTCGCTAGAAGAAGACCTCAAACGCCGTGATTTCACAGTCAACGCCTTTGCCTTGGACGATACAGGAGAAATCATTGACTTGTTTCATGGTTTAGAAGATTTGGAAAAGCAAGTCTTACGAGCAGTTGGAGTGGCAAGTGAGCGTTTCAACGAAGATGCTTTGCGGATTATGCGTGGTTTCCGTTTTCAAGCCAGTCTTGGTTTTGAACTTGAGACAGAAACGTTTAAAGCAATGAAGACCTTGACGCCACTTTTGGAGAAAATTTCTGTGGAGCGTACCTTCGTTGAGTTTGATAAACTCTTGCTGGCTCCATTTTGGAGAAGGGGTTTGGCTTCCATGATTGAGAGTCAAGCTTATGACTATCTCCCTGATATGGCATCTAGCAAAGACAAACTTAACAGACTGTTTGATTTGGAGACTGATTTCACCTTTGAATCTTCAGAGCAAGCCTGGGCTGCTCTACTGTGGGCTTTGGAGATTGAAAATGCGCAGCCATTTTTGAAGGCTTGGAAGACCTCACGTCAGTTTGCTAAGCAAGTTCAGGATTTACTGACTATTTTGGCCTTGCGTGAAAAGGGAGAATTGAGCAAGCGCGATTGTTATCGCTTTGACTTGGATTTTCTTTTACAGGCTGAAAATCTTCGTCAGGCTCAGGGAAAACCAGTCAACCCACAAGTCATCACAGAAACCTACCAGAGTCTGACCATTCATGACAAGAAAGAAATCCAAATCAACGGTGGTATTTTGATCAAGGAATATGGTTATCAGCCGGGCCCAGACTTGGGAGAGATTTTAACAGAGATTGAATATGCCATTGTCGATGGAGAATTGGAAAATAACCGTCAAGCCATCCATGCTTATCTAAGGGAGAAAAAATGAGTGATTTTATCGTTGAAAAACTAAGTAAATCCGTTGGTGACAAGACCGTTTTTAAGGATATTTCCTTTATTATCCATGACCTAGATAGAATTGGTCTGATTGGTGTCAATGGAACGGGCAAGACCACCCTTTTGGACGTCCTTTCTGGTGTTTCTGGATTTGATGGAGATGTCAGTCCCTTTTCAGCTAAGAATGATTACCAGATTGGTTACTTGACCCAAGATCCTGATTTTGATGATAGCAAGACGGTCTTGGATACGGTTCTCTCCAGCGACCTCAAGGAAATCCAGCTCATTCGTGAGTATGAGTTGATCATGCTCAACTACAGTGAGGACAAGCAGGCGCGTTTGGAACGTGTCATGGCAGAGATGGACTCTCTTCAAGCTTGGGAAATTGAGAGTCAGGTCAAGACAGTTCTCAGCAAGCTGGGGATTCAGGACTTATCCACTCCAGTTGGGGAATTGTCAGGCGGTCTAAGAAGACGGGTCCAGTTGGCGCAAGTTCTTCTTGGCAACCACGACCTCTTGCTGCTGGATGAGCCGACCAACCATCTGGACATTGCGACTATTGAGTGGCTGACCCTCTTTTTGAAAAATTCCAAGAAGACCGTCCTTTTTATTACCCATGATCGTTATTTCCTAGATGCTTTATCAACAAGGATTTTCGAGTTGGACCGAGCTGGATTGACGGAGTATCAGGGCAATTATCAGGACTATGTTCGCCTAAAGGCAGAACAGGATGAGCGTGATGCGGCTCTTCTCCACAAAAAGGAACAACTTTATAAGCAAGAATTGGCCTGGATGCGCAGACAACCGCAGGCGCGTGCGACCAAGCAGCAGGCTCGTATCAATCGTTTCCATGACTTGAAGAAAGAGGTTTCAGGCAGTAGTGCTGAGACAGACTTGACTATGAACTTTGAAACCAGTCGTATTGGGAAGAAAGTCATCGAGTTTCAGGATGTTTCCTTTGCCTATGAAAACAAGCCTATTTTGCAAGATTTTAATCTCTTGGTGCAGGCTAAAGATCGTATTGGAATTGTTGGGGACAACGGTGTTGGGAAATCAACTCTCCTTAACTTGATTGCAGGAAGTCTTGAGCCGACAGCAGGACAAGTTGTGATTGGGGAAACTGTTCGCATCGCCTATTTCTCTCAGCAAATTGAGGGTTTGGATGAAAGCAAGCGAGTGATCAATTACTTGCAGGAAGTGGCAGAAGAGGTCAAGACCAGCGGTGGTTCTACAACTTCGATTGCAGAGTTGCTGGAGCAGTTCCTTTTCCCACGTTCGACGCATGGAACCTTGATTGAGAAATTGTCTGGGGGAGAGAAAAAACGCCTTTATCTCCTCAAACTGCTCTTGGAAAAACCAAATGTTCTTCTTTTAGACGAGCCAACCAATGATTTAGATATTGCAACCTTGACAGTTTTGGAGAATTTCTTGCAAGGATTTGCGGGACCTGTTTTGACAGTTAGTCACGACCGTTATTTCTTGGATAAGGTAGCGACCAAGATTCTGGCTTTTGAGGATCGCAAGATTCGTCCTTTCTTTGGTCATTACACCGACTATCTTGATGAAAAAGCCTTTGAAACAGAGATGGCCAATCAAGTGCAAAAGGCCGAAAAGGAGAAAGTGATCAAGGTCCGTGAAGACAAGAAACGCATGACCTACCAAGAAAAGCAGGAGTGGGCAAGCATTGAAGGCGATATTGAAACCTTGGAAAATCGTATCGCTGCTATTGAAGAGGAGATGCAGGCCAACGGCTCTGACTTTGGCAAACTGGCTACTCTCCAAAAAGAACTGGATGAGAAAAACGAAGCACTCCTTGAAAAATACGAACGCTATGAGTATCTCAGTGACTTTGATAGCTAGAAGAATGGAAAAATCCCGTCTCATGACAGGATTTCTCTATTCTTTTTTTGTTTCTTGGTGAAAGATATTTTGCCAGGTTTCGTGGCGACGCCAGATACTGGTATGGATGATACCATCTAACTCATAGGAGATGAGTTTGGTCTTCTGACTGATGGAAGTGATCTGAATATCCTTGATAGCGGAATTCAAGTCTTTTTCGGCTTTATAGGCCTCTTTATCCATCTGCTCTCCATCTTGACGAATATAGACAAAATCGTCAGCCAAGAGTTCTTCCAGTTGATTTCCTTGGTC encodes the following:
- a CDS encoding CCA tRNA nucleotidyltransferase, translating into MRLTQMPSEFQKALPVLEKIKEAGFEAYFVGGSVRDALLNRPIHDVDIATSSYPEETKQIFPRTADIGIEHGTVLVLDGDEEYEVTTFRTEDVYVDYRRPSAVSFVRSLEEDLKRRDFTVNAFALDDTGEIIDLFHGLEDLEKQVLRAVGVASERFNEDALRIMRGFRFQASLGFELETETFKAMKTLTPLLEKISVERTFVEFDKLLLAPFWRRGLASMIESQAYDYLPDMASSKDKLNRLFDLETDFTFESSEQAWAALLWALEIENAQPFLKAWKTSRQFAKQVQDLLTILALREKGELSKRDCYRFDLDFLLQAENLRQAQGKPVNPQVITETYQSLTIHDKKEIQINGGILIKEYGYQPGPDLGEILTEIEYAIVDGELENNRQAIHAYLREKK
- a CDS encoding ABC-F family ATP-binding cassette domain-containing protein; translation: MSDFIVEKLSKSVGDKTVFKDISFIIHDLDRIGLIGVNGTGKTTLLDVLSGVSGFDGDVSPFSAKNDYQIGYLTQDPDFDDSKTVLDTVLSSDLKEIQLIREYELIMLNYSEDKQARLERVMAEMDSLQAWEIESQVKTVLSKLGIQDLSTPVGELSGGLRRRVQLAQVLLGNHDLLLLDEPTNHLDIATIEWLTLFLKNSKKTVLFITHDRYFLDALSTRIFELDRAGLTEYQGNYQDYVRLKAEQDERDAALLHKKEQLYKQELAWMRRQPQARATKQQARINRFHDLKKEVSGSSAETDLTMNFETSRIGKKVIEFQDVSFAYENKPILQDFNLLVQAKDRIGIVGDNGVGKSTLLNLIAGSLEPTAGQVVIGETVRIAYFSQQIEGLDESKRVINYLQEVAEEVKTSGGSTTSIAELLEQFLFPRSTHGTLIEKLSGGEKKRLYLLKLLLEKPNVLLLDEPTNDLDIATLTVLENFLQGFAGPVLTVSHDRYFLDKVATKILAFEDRKIRPFFGHYTDYLDEKAFETEMANQVQKAEKEKVIKVREDKKRMTYQEKQEWASIEGDIETLENRIAAIEEEMQANGSDFGKLATLQKELDEKNEALLEKYERYEYLSDFDS